GTAATTTATGCTTGAGCCAATATAAAGCGTGCTGCGCCCTTCGCGATAGCAGGCCTTCGATTGAATTCAGGCCCAAGCCTATTTATTTGTGCTATCCAATTGCCAATCATCCATGTCCcagaacccagagagagagacagcattcACTGGCTGCTAGCAGGAGGCTGAAATAAAGTGTATCCATTGCTGTTGGagtcgggtgtgtgtgtgtgtgtgtcccaagtGTGACAACGCAAATTAAAACAAAGGAGAAACTCCATCTGTCTAATGAATATCACAGCACAGCAGGCCCATTTGGCGTCACAAACAAGTCACATTCAAACAGGAATGATGTAGAGTGGACAGATTGACTTTTCAATACGGTAGGCCTTTAATTGCAATGAAACCAGAGTACGGTGTCCATGTTAGGACATTGACTGACCCAGATTTGTCTGATAACTGACTTCTGTCACCTGACAATGGCCTAATATGTACTAGAGGCAGAAGATGAAAACTCACCTATAACAGGTTGATATTCCTTATTTGTTTCTGTGAATACAGTAGTACAAtacataaaacaaataaaaatacaatttcttCATAAATTAAAAACCAGTAACAATATTAAAGCCATACCATGGCCTTAGAGTACTTTATTGTCCATTTTCCTTAGTCTATCTAACAACACTCAATCTCACAGCCAGTCAGAGCATCCTCTTGACCATTACCGTCTTGACGGACGACAGACATAATCAATAAATCAACTAATCAATTTAGCCTTCTAGCACGGGCATCTCATCCTCTTCTGGAGGATTCTGGATGATCTGCGGTTTCTCCCACTCCTCGTCTGAATCACTGATGTCATCGTCGTCGATGTCCCTGTCCCACTGACTGGGGTCGTCGGCCTCATCGGTGTAACCTGTAACACAGTGAGCAATACTGTGAACCCAGTCGATGTTTTGATTATGGCAGTGTATAGCCTGGCAGAAATTGACGGTGTCTAACCCCCAATGTTAACTTTTATGCCTTTccctaacctttaacctaaccttaatttaaccattGTTCCTAAACGTAATCTTAATCCCCTACCTTAATTTATTTTGACCCCAATGCCTAAATGTATTTTGTCATCCTGCCGGTCGAACAAACACTTCCTTTATAATCACAAGATAAAACAACATAAAGGGGGATGTTTATCAGTACCCATGTCCAGATCCTGGGGTTCGGGTTCTGGTTTGAACTTGGGGTCCTCAAGTTTTCCCCAGGCCACAGCATCTGCCTTACGGAGCGACACTTCCACCTTAGACGAAACCATGTTGACCCCACTGTTGGCTACATCCGCTACCtagagtagaggaggaagagggatatgaGGTTAGAGTTATGGTGGGGATAGTTGTTGGTTGGTGTTTAGGGGGGAGAGAAAGGCGaaagacacaggaagagagaaatagaaaacagaaacacaagcgagaaagaaagaggaatGTATAatacaaagagagagggaaagagagaggctggaAACAATTCAAgaggtaaaaataataataataataataataattttaaaaaagaaGACAGGAAAAGCATTGCCCCTCACCCCCCACAGATGGTAGTCCTTATGGAAAATCTTGTTGTCCTCAAACTGGATGTGACAGGTCAGCTACAGGAAGAGAGATAGGGAcagggcagtagagagagaaagagagatgttaaTCATCATTAACAACCTTACTCAAAACACCAGCGGGAAAACAACATATGCAAAAGTCAAAATGCGTGTGTACGTGTTACCACTGTGCGATTGGCTTTGACGGAGGACAGTTGAGGGTTGGCGTTCTTGTATGTCTGTGttcgtttttgtgtgtgtgtgtgtgtgtgtgtagcccgtTCTTACCACTGTGCGGTTAGCCTCGACGTAGGACAGTTCAGGGTTGGCGTTCTTGGCATAGATGGTCACGTAGACCTGTGTGGCTGTCTGGTGCCAGTCATGTCTACACGCAACCTTCTTATTGTTCTGCACACACAAAcattcagagagaaagagagagaaaaggcaatAGCTCCAGAGTTTACAGTTAACTGTTTACAGCAAAATGTCCAAGTGATTAtctgttaaaaaaaaaacaggcacAATTGGCTACAGAACGAAACCCGGACATTAAGAGAATACTGACCACTTTTTGGACCCAGCGATGTTTGCCATTGGTACAACCCTTCTGATCCAGAAAAGCATTAAAGTCTATGGTCTTCACACAGCAACAACCCCAGTACTTATACCTGTAAGGTTAGAATTACAGCACAATTACAGTATTACATTAATATTACATTTCATATGTTTATAATAAAGCAGCATTAAAGTCTATGGTCTTTACACAGCAACAGCTCTAGTACTTATACACGTAGAAGAGTATATAATAGTATTGTATAATACAGGCATGGACACAgtatattcggaaagtattcagaccccttgacttttccacatttttttacttTACATTATAAAACTCattaaacagtttttttttttaaattcatcaatccacacgcaataccccataacgacaaaacaaaaataggtttagatttttttgcaaatgtattacatttaaaacgaaaatatcacatttacgtaagtattcagacactttactcagtactttgttgaagcatctttggcaacgattacagccttgagtcttcttgggtatgacactacaagcttggcacgcctgtatttggggagtttctcccattcttctctgcagatcctctcaagctctgtcaggttggatagggagagttgtagcacagctattttcaggtctctccagagatgttcgatcgggttcaagtctgggctctggctgggccactcaaggacattcgaagacttgtcccgaaaccacccctgcgttgtcttggctgtgtgcttagggttgttgtcttgttggaaggtgaaccgtcaccccagtctgagatcctgagcgctctggagcaggtttccatcaaggatctctatatacatctttccctcgatcctgagtaGTTTCCCAGTTcttaacatccccacagcatgatgctgccaccaacatgctttaccgtagggatgatgccaggtttcctctagacgtgacgcttggtattcaggccaaagagttcaatcttggtttcatcagaccagagaatcttgtttctcatggtctgagagttctttaggtgccttttggccactctaccataaaggccagattaatggagtgctgcaggcatgattgtccttctggaaggttctcccatttcaacagaggaactctggagctctgtcagagtgatctttgggttcttggtcacctcacctccccagattgctcagtttggccgggcgaccagctctagtatgagtcttggtggttccaaacatcttccatttaagaatgatggaggccactgtgttcttggggaccttcaatgctgcagaaatgttttggtacccttccacagagcTGTGccacgacacaattctgtctctgagttctacggacaattccatcgacctaatggcttggtttttgctctggcatgcactgtcaactgtgggaccttatatagacaggtgtgttcctttccaaatcatgtccaatcaattgaatttaccacaggtgaactccaatcaaaatgtagaaacatctcaaggatgatctatGAAACAAgttgtacctgagctcaattttgagtctcatagcaaaggatctgaacaTCTTTAAATTGTAATATATTTGCGAACATttcgaaaaacctgttttcgctttgtcattatggggtattgtgtgtagatggattaggaaaaaatatttatttcatccattttaaaataaggccgCTACAAAATGTGGAGGTGGGGTATGAATATTTTTAGATTGAGCTGTAAGTATAATACAGTCCTCGTCTTACCCCTCGTGGAAGACAGGTGCTCCAGGGTGGTGTGTACAGGTCTCTCCGTTGGTCTCTGGGCCCTGGTATtgctgtcaacaacaacaaacaacaatcATCTACTGAATTCTCCTCTCAGGTAGGGGGATAACTAACATGCTAACAACAATTTTAAGATGACAACATTTTTCTAATGAGAAAGCTGGGACATTGAGGTTTCTGCATTGTGATGCATTTACATGATACTACAACATTatatggcagccatgttagctACCTATTAACATTTAAATAATGATATGCAACTGAACGTCTAGAATTGGAACGATATTCAACATTCGTAAAATCAACCCAACTCTCTAGAATATAAGGCTCTGGAAAAAACTGTTGAATTACGGGAAAGAGTTAACACTGTCTAAGACTGGCTGTTACCCTAACATCAGCAGAATGCAACAGATTCGTTATCAAAGACAAGAGTTACTGCACATCACGTTTTACTCCCTTCTCTGTgaaacacacactaacatacagtgccttgcgaaagtattcggcccccttgaactttgcgaccttttgccacatttcaggcttcaaacaaagatataaaactgtatttttttgtgaagaatcaacaacaagtgggacacaatcatgaagtggaacaacatttattggatatttcaaacttttttaacaaatcaaaaacggaaaaattgggcgtgcaaaattattcagcccctttactttcagtgcagcaaactttctccagaagttcagcgaggatctctgaatgatccaatgttgacctaaatgactaatgatgataaatacaatccacctgtgtgtaatcaagtctccgtataaatgcacctgcactgtgatagtctcagaggtccgttaaaagtgcagagagcatcatgaagaaaaaGGAATACAccaggccctctcctattctcgctatacaccaagtcacttggctctgtcataacctcacatggtctctcctatcattgctatgcagacgacacacaattaatcttctcctttcccccttctgatgaccaggtggcgaatcgcatctctgcatgtctggcagacatatcagtgtggatgacggatcaccacctcaagctgaacctcggcaagacggagctgctcttcctcccggggaaggactgcccgttccatgatctcgccatcacggttgacaactccattgtgtcctcctcccagagcgctaagaaccttggcgtgatcctggacaacaccctgtcgttctcaactaacatcaaggcggtggcccgttcctgtaggttcatgctctacaacatccgcagagtacgaccctgcctcacacaggaagcggcgcaagtcctaatccaggcacttgtcatctcccgtctggattactgcaactcgctgttggctgggctccctgcctgtgccattaaacccctacaactcatccagaacgccgcagcccgtctggtgttcaaccttcccaagttctctcacgtcaccccgctcctccgctctctccactggcttccagttgaagctcgcatccgctacaagaccatggtgcttgcctacggagctgtgaggggaacagcaccgcagtacctcaagactctgatcaggccctacacccaaacaagggcactgcgttcatccacctctggcctgctcgcctccctaccactgaggaagtacagttcccgctcagcccagtcaaaactgttcgctgctctggccccccaatggtggaacaaactccctcacgacgccaggacagcggagtcaatcaccaccttccggagacacctgaaaccccacctcttcaaggaatacctaggataggataaagtaatccttctcaccccccccttaaatgatttagatgcactattgtaaagtggctgttccactggatgtcagaaggtgaattcaccaatttgtaagtcgctctggataagagcatctgctaaatgacttaaatgtaatgtaaatgtaccaggcaggtccgagatactgttgtgaagaagtttaaagccggatttggatacaaaaagatttcccaagctttaaacatcccaaggagcactgtgcaagcgataatattgaaatggaaggaataTCAGAcgactgcaaatctaccaagacctggccgtccctccaaactttcagctcatacaaggagaagactgatcagagatgcagccaagaggcccatgatcactctggatgaactgcatatatctaaagctgaggtgggagactctgtccataggacaacaatcagtcgtatattgcacaaatctggcctttatggaagagtggcaagaagaaagccatttcttaaagatatccataaaaagtgttgtttaaagtttgccacaagccacctgagagacacaccaaacatgtggaagaaggtgctctggtcagatgaaaccaaagttgaactttttggcaacaatgcaaaacgttatgtttggtgtaaaagcaacaccgctcatcaccctgaacacaccatacccactgtcaaacatggtggtggcagcatcatggtttgggcctgcttttcttcagcagggacagggaagatggttaaaattgatggagatggatggagccaaatacaggaccattctggaagaaaacctgatggaatctgcaaaagacctgagactgggacggagatttgtcttccaacaagacaatgatccaaaacataaagcaaaatctacaatggaatggttcaaaaataaacatatccaggtgttagaatggccaagtcaaattccagacctgaatccaatcgagaatctgtggaaagaactgaaaactgctgttcacaaatgctctccatccaacctcactgagctcgagctgttttgcaaggaggaatgggaaaaaatgtcagtctctcgatgtgcaaaactgatagagacataccccaagcgacttacagctgtaatcgcagcaaaaggtggtgctaaaAATTATTAACTTAaggtggctgaataattttgcacgcccaatttttcagtttttgatttgttaaaaaagtttgaaatatccaataaatgtcgttccacttcatgattgtgtcccacttgttgttgattcttcacaaaaaaatacagttttatatctttattgtttgaagcctgaaatgtggcaaaagatcgcaaagttcaagggggccgaatactttcgcaaggcactgtacatacacacgagcgcatgcacacacacacagaaacacgcatacacagacacacaaaagaGACACATGGCctcccgggttcgatcccggacTGTGTTGCAGCCAgacgtgaccgggagacccatgaggcggctcacaattggcccagtgtggtccgggttaggggagggtttggtcggctgggatgtccttgtcccatcgctttctagcgactccttgtggcggccaGGCG
The genomic region above belongs to Oncorhynchus masou masou isolate Uvic2021 chromosome 27, UVic_Omas_1.1, whole genome shotgun sequence and contains:
- the zgc:92429 gene encoding cysteine and histidine-rich domain-containing protein 1, translating into MALLCYNKGCGEKFDADKNKDDACLYHPGVPIFHDALKGWSCCRKRTTDFSEFLSIKGCTQGRHSNEKPQEPMQPTVTSDKNGVRNNREEIIYQGPKSAEALQKERPSSDEDKTKLKLKVSASLTQVLEKMEISSKAELKKKETAVVMQGTRCKNTGCKTQYQGPETNGETCTHHPGAPVFHEGYKYWGCCCVKTIDFNAFLDQKGCTNGKHRWVQKVNNKKVACRHDWHQTATQVYVTIYAKNANPELSYVEANRTVLTCHIQFEDNKIFHKDYHLWGVADVANSGVNMVSSKVEVSLRKADAVAWGKLEDPKFKPEPEPQDLDMGYTDEADDPSQWDRDIDDDDISDSDEEWEKPQIIQNPPEEDEMPVLEG